From the Solanum stenotomum isolate F172 chromosome 4, ASM1918654v1, whole genome shotgun sequence genome, one window contains:
- the LOC125863352 gene encoding MYB-like transcription factor ETC1 — MADLDSSSTSNNAFIDSPSFEAKKEESSKLEFSQDEEILITKMFNLVGERWSLIAGRIPGRTAEEIEKYWNSRNSTSQ; from the exons ATGGCTGATTTGGATAGTTCAAGCACATCAAATAATGCCTTCATAGACTCCCCTT CATTTGAGGCCAAAAAGGAAGAGAGCTCGAAGCTTGAATTTTCCCAAGATGAGGAAATCCTTATTACTAAAATGTTCAACTTGGTTGGTGAGAG GTGGTCATTAATTGCTGGAAGAATTCCAGGGAGAACTGCAGAAGAAATTGAGAAGTATTGGAACTCAAGAAATTCCACCAgccaataa